One Cyanobacteriota bacterium DNA segment encodes these proteins:
- a CDS encoding DUF58 domain-containing protein, giving the protein MEMRPHYFKYDEPRSVYLEAEPDLPSTGLLARIKNSEVQAGSLNPLVGFKKELANLGANSSIDVYKLLGGGLPSDIKAAVDKLTAGQRPKIHEKELRLRPGNSDQQFMGSLKIDSGSEPIDHRFYVYGDSIKNIDWKRTARQGDGTPVVKQFGAPQARIKDYVLDLANFNFGNIYRDDRDQFILQQINKLAAVLETLSANIRNKQHQNLYISYQGQMLAAYNEEDLKKHVLSFKNIDDALGKRRVIEDFMQDLLYLANYYSFSRYQQASPLITSGFHLRKAADHKLILITDNQNSLEMTMPKISDLAGKGFSFAYGFLA; this is encoded by the coding sequence ATGGAGATGCGGCCCCATTATTTTAAGTATGATGAACCTAGATCTGTATACTTAGAAGCAGAGCCGGATTTACCTTCAACTGGGCTGCTTGCAAGAATTAAAAACTCAGAAGTGCAGGCAGGCTCACTCAATCCGCTTGTAGGCTTTAAAAAGGAGCTGGCTAATTTAGGTGCTAATTCTAGTATCGATGTTTATAAGCTTTTGGGAGGGGGTCTACCGAGCGATATTAAGGCAGCAGTCGATAAGCTGACTGCGGGACAAAGACCAAAGATACATGAAAAAGAGCTTAGGCTAAGACCTGGTAATTCAGACCAACAATTTATGGGATCTTTAAAAATAGACTCGGGCTCTGAGCCGATTGATCATAGGTTTTATGTATATGGTGACTCTATAAAAAATATAGATTGGAAAAGAACTGCTAGGCAAGGCGATGGTACGCCTGTGGTTAAACAGTTTGGTGCTCCTCAAGCAAGGATCAAAGACTATGTTCTGGATCTTGCTAATTTTAATTTTGGCAATATTTATAGAGATGACAGAGATCAATTCATATTGCAACAAATCAATAAGCTTGCTGCTGTTTTAGAGACTCTTAGTGCAAATATCCGGAATAAACAGCACCAGAATCTTTATATAAGTTACCAGGGGCAGATGCTTGCAGCTTATAATGAAGAGGATCTGAAAAAGCATGTTTTAAGTTTTAAGAATATTGATGATGCTCTGGGTAAGAGGCGTGTGATTGAGGATTTTATGCAGGATCTTCTCTACCTTGCCAATTATTATAGTTTTAGTAGATATCAGCAGGCTAGTCCTTTGATTACGTCTGGTTTTCATTTGCGTAAAGCAGCGGATCATAAGCTGATTCTTATTACAGACAACCAAAATAGTTTAGAGATGACAATGCCTAAAATTAGTGATCTTGCTGGCAAGGGTTTTTCTTTTGCTTATGGGTTTTTGGCTTGA